One genomic window of Polyangium aurulentum includes the following:
- the ltaE gene encoding low-specificity L-threonine aldolase: protein MLDLRSDTVTRPTPAMREAMARAEVGDDVYGEDPSVARLEAHVATITGKRAALFVPSGTMGNQIALLCHCRAGDEVIIGEGAHCAFYESGAGAAWAGVQFEVAGRGGLFTAEELARAIKPPFYYHPRARLVAIENTHNRAGGKVFPQSDVLAIAAVARARGLAMHLDGARIWNASVATGLSVAELCEPFDTVSVCFSKGLGAPVGSALCGDEQTIVAARRFRKMLGGGMRQAGVLAAAALHALEHHRERMVDDHAAARTIADAIRKVERVSVWDVDTNIVNVDLPGVPAGRLVERAREHGVLVSPSGPERVRIVTHLDLPSARVAEAASVLAAAAKGAVEEARP from the coding sequence ATGCTCGACCTCCGATCGGACACCGTCACCCGACCGACCCCAGCCATGCGCGAGGCGATGGCCCGCGCCGAGGTCGGCGATGACGTGTACGGCGAAGATCCCTCGGTCGCGCGCCTCGAGGCGCACGTCGCGACCATCACGGGCAAACGCGCGGCGCTCTTCGTTCCGAGCGGCACCATGGGCAACCAGATCGCCCTGCTCTGCCACTGCCGCGCGGGCGACGAGGTCATCATCGGCGAGGGCGCGCACTGCGCCTTCTACGAGTCCGGCGCCGGCGCGGCCTGGGCCGGCGTGCAGTTCGAGGTCGCGGGCCGCGGCGGGCTCTTCACCGCCGAGGAGCTGGCGCGCGCGATCAAGCCGCCCTTCTACTACCACCCGCGCGCGCGCCTCGTCGCGATCGAGAACACGCACAACCGCGCGGGCGGCAAGGTCTTCCCGCAGAGCGACGTGCTCGCCATCGCCGCGGTCGCGCGCGCCAGAGGGCTCGCGATGCACCTCGACGGGGCGCGGATCTGGAACGCGTCGGTCGCGACGGGGCTGTCGGTCGCCGAGCTCTGCGAGCCCTTCGACACCGTGAGCGTGTGCTTCTCGAAGGGCCTCGGCGCGCCCGTTGGATCGGCCCTCTGCGGCGATGAGCAGACCATCGTCGCCGCCAGGCGCTTCCGCAAGATGCTCGGCGGCGGCATGCGCCAGGCGGGCGTGCTCGCGGCCGCGGCGCTCCACGCGCTCGAGCACCACCGCGAGCGCATGGTCGACGATCACGCCGCGGCGCGCACCATCGCGGACGCGATCCGAAAGGTCGAGCGCGTCTCGGTGTGGGACGTCGACACGAACATCGTGAACGTCGATCTGCCCGGCGTGCCCGCCGGGCGCCTCGTCGAGAGGGCGCGCGAGCACGGCGTGCTTGTGAGCCCTTCGGGGCCCGAGCGCGTGCGCATCGTGACGCACCTCGATCTGCCGTCCGCGCGCGTGGCCGAGGCGGCCTCCGTCCTCGCGGCCGCGGCCAAGGGGGCCGTCGAGGAGGCTCGTCCGTGA
- a CDS encoding FHA domain-containing protein, which translates to MPPTPPTGIPRVDRVEIASVPPPAAPASGEGATAPGPTSASPVSASPTSASPTSASPTSKGGPTSANPTSKGGPTSANPTSANPTSANPMSAHPTSANPTSANPISNPTSADPTSAVRSAPRSRPEAPALQFTVSASDQVIICPSCRSTNPPGYRFCVTCGVGLGKRSLATPPITTEPSPGMTSEPPPPLAATPPPPTVVDDVRASAPPPASEASEKIIGAPVVDIAERRSAPPRLIRCPRCHGHSAEGMRFCKYCGAPLDEPASAARTDSEPIAVEAPPVQVPVSVSMTRHGERGERTTSPGHPPAHMPSASAMTGARPQTGRLVVIVEDGSEGKAFPLLDHQVDIGRTEGDIVLADDLYVSPRHARLIPQGGQWVLRDLHSTNGVYRRIREPHALKDADLLLLGLEVLQFETVNDAERGLGHASQHGTLLFGSPSTPRRARLCQRTVEGVVRDVYHLFRDETVIGREAGDIVFTADPFLSRRHAVVRRNALTGEFSIVDLDSSNGTYVAIRSDVTLGDGDYVRIGQHLFRVDLA; encoded by the coding sequence GTGCCGCCGACGCCTCCCACCGGCATCCCGCGCGTGGACCGTGTGGAGATCGCCTCGGTGCCCCCGCCCGCCGCACCCGCGAGCGGCGAAGGCGCGACCGCTCCCGGCCCCACCTCGGCGAGCCCCGTCTCCGCGAGCCCGACCTCTGCGAGCCCCACCTCTGCGAGCCCGACCTCGAAGGGCGGCCCGACCTCGGCAAACCCGACCTCGAAGGGCGGCCCGACCTCGGCAAACCCGACCTCGGCAAACCCGACGTCCGCGAACCCGATGTCTGCGCATCCGACGTCCGCGAACCCGACGTCTGCGAACCCGATCTCGAACCCGACGTCTGCGGACCCCACGTCGGCCGTGCGCTCGGCGCCGCGCTCGCGCCCCGAGGCGCCGGCTCTTCAGTTCACCGTCTCGGCGTCGGATCAAGTCATCATCTGCCCGAGCTGTCGCTCGACGAACCCGCCGGGCTACCGCTTCTGCGTCACGTGCGGCGTCGGGCTCGGCAAGCGCTCGCTGGCGACGCCGCCGATCACCACCGAGCCCTCGCCCGGCATGACGAGCGAGCCTCCGCCGCCCCTCGCGGCCACGCCTCCTCCGCCGACGGTCGTCGATGACGTGCGCGCCTCGGCGCCTCCGCCCGCCTCCGAGGCGAGCGAGAAGATCATCGGCGCCCCCGTCGTCGACATCGCCGAGAGGCGCAGCGCGCCGCCCAGGCTCATCCGCTGTCCTCGCTGCCACGGTCACTCGGCCGAGGGCATGCGCTTTTGCAAGTACTGCGGCGCCCCGCTCGACGAGCCCGCCTCCGCCGCCCGCACCGACAGCGAGCCCATCGCCGTCGAGGCCCCTCCGGTCCAGGTCCCCGTCTCCGTCTCCATGACGCGTCACGGCGAGCGCGGCGAGCGCACGACCTCCCCTGGGCACCCCCCTGCCCACATGCCGAGCGCCAGCGCGATGACGGGCGCGCGCCCGCAGACCGGCCGGCTCGTCGTGATCGTCGAGGACGGCAGCGAGGGAAAGGCTTTCCCCCTGCTGGATCACCAGGTCGACATCGGCCGGACCGAGGGGGACATCGTCCTGGCGGACGATCTGTACGTCTCCCCGCGGCACGCGCGGCTCATCCCCCAGGGGGGTCAGTGGGTCCTGCGCGACCTGCATTCAACGAACGGGGTCTACCGGCGTATCCGGGAACCGCATGCGTTGAAGGACGCCGACTTGCTCCTCCTGGGGCTGGAGGTGTTACAGTTCGAAACCGTGAACGACGCGGAGCGAGGGCTGGGCCATGCATCGCAGCATGGCACCCTCTTGTTCGGATCCCCCTCGACCCCGCGCCGCGCGCGCTTGTGCCAGCGCACGGTCGAAGGGGTGGTGCGCGACGTCTACCATCTGTTCCGGGATGAAACGGTGATCGGACGAGAAGCGGGGGACATCGTTTTCACAGCCGATCCTTTCCTGTCGCGCCGTCACGCGGTCGTGCGGCGCAACGCCCTCACAGGCGAGTTCTCGATTGTCGATCTCGACTCGTCGAACGGCACCTACGTCGCGATCCGGTCCGACGTCACCCTCGGCGACGGCGACTACGTGCGCATCGGCCAGCACCTGTTCCGGGTGGACCTCGCATAG
- a CDS encoding trypsin-like peptidase domain-containing protein has protein sequence MLRLTHTRGPWAHAAQEIGHAPVRIGCAPGNDVLVAGGERAGVMPNHAEIRWIDGGYRIIDLGTPTGTFVGGARVRESALRSGDEVALGGAGSVVLRVEILGPPVALPREAMDAEGRVDLATAQRLVHAAVMDAAGGSDKSDAIVAQKVAQATRRGARLNMLLGIGVMLTFVAVVVAAAVVYRSREAASILAVEAGLGNRPTPAPVGTVPSKVMSGREIYEQNRGALYVLAYLNGRRISGCCSAFAIDKDLLVTNAHCVTTCAERGGKPVVVQNESGGKVQFDVVAQRAHPVYKAQSKSADTPDVGLLRVKGSLPVKIAVASDAELRALGAGDDVYVLGFPGRVMDPVSPSATFLMGHVGRLMGFDEQPTTPDKVKLILHDAVTRGGNSGSPIFNQYGHVVGVHAAHVDEEADVSIGGQKTTVVQSSPFRLGMRIDLVREVPKP, from the coding sequence ATGTTGCGCCTCACGCACACGCGTGGCCCGTGGGCGCACGCGGCCCAGGAGATCGGCCACGCGCCGGTCCGCATCGGGTGCGCGCCCGGCAACGACGTCCTCGTCGCAGGCGGCGAGCGCGCGGGCGTGATGCCGAACCACGCCGAGATCCGCTGGATCGACGGCGGCTACCGCATCATCGATCTCGGCACGCCCACGGGCACCTTCGTCGGCGGCGCGCGCGTGCGTGAGAGTGCGCTGCGCAGCGGCGACGAGGTCGCGCTCGGGGGCGCGGGGAGCGTCGTTCTGCGCGTGGAGATCCTCGGCCCGCCCGTGGCCTTGCCGCGCGAGGCGATGGACGCCGAGGGGCGCGTCGATCTCGCGACCGCGCAGCGCCTCGTGCACGCCGCGGTGATGGATGCGGCCGGGGGCAGCGACAAGTCGGACGCGATCGTGGCGCAGAAGGTCGCGCAGGCGACGCGGCGCGGGGCGCGGCTCAACATGCTGCTCGGGATCGGCGTGATGCTGACCTTCGTGGCCGTCGTGGTGGCCGCGGCCGTCGTGTACCGATCGCGCGAGGCGGCGTCGATCCTCGCGGTGGAGGCGGGGCTCGGCAACCGGCCCACGCCCGCGCCCGTGGGCACCGTGCCCTCGAAGGTGATGAGCGGGCGCGAGATCTACGAGCAGAACCGCGGCGCGCTCTACGTGCTCGCCTACCTCAACGGCCGGCGCATCAGCGGCTGCTGCAGCGCGTTCGCGATCGACAAGGACCTGCTCGTGACCAACGCGCACTGCGTGACCACGTGCGCCGAGCGCGGCGGCAAGCCCGTGGTCGTGCAGAACGAGTCGGGCGGCAAGGTGCAGTTCGACGTCGTGGCGCAGCGGGCGCACCCCGTTTACAAGGCGCAGTCGAAGAGCGCCGACACGCCCGACGTGGGCCTTCTGCGCGTGAAGGGGAGCCTCCCCGTCAAGATCGCGGTCGCGAGCGACGCCGAGCTGCGGGCGCTCGGGGCGGGCGACGACGTCTACGTGCTCGGCTTCCCGGGGCGCGTGATGGATCCGGTGAGCCCCTCGGCGACGTTCTTGATGGGGCACGTCGGGCGGCTGATGGGGTTCGACGAGCAGCCGACGACGCCGGACAAGGTGAAGCTCATCCTTCACGACGCGGTGACGCGCGGGGGCAACAGCGGCAGCCCCATCTTCAACCAGTACGGCCACGTCGTCGGCGTTCATGCCGCGCACGTGGACGAAGAGGCGGACGTGTCCATCGGGGGCCAGAAGACGACCGTGGTGCAAAGCTCTCCGTTCCGCCTCGGGATGCGCATCGATCTCGTGCGCGAGGTGCCCAAGCCGTGA
- a CDS encoding tetratricopeptide repeat protein translates to MRGRGLAKVALALVLSACGPSLGDAYERSFAAGRRAHHAGRYEEAARAYEQAARDAKRVKDRDEALFLVARMHDKRGAHVEAKAALARLASVSPDGPRAARAAFEQAHLEIEHGDAERGWTMLLEATRKYPRNGLARPSVKRMIAHQQERGGDEAVLAWIKGPGRVLRGTEVEENLDYEGALALERMGKLVEARDALLTCARAHPYPFGSLTDDALWRASLIEEQLGNDQAAIAHLRALLAVRESSHMTGSYERPRYSPAQMRIAELYRDKLHDHATARRELHKLYANHPSSILRDDALWAEARLAKEDGDKSDACSLAELLRREFPESRYAACAPLVCDEAKPLPGGKTCADYIAREVRGDEEDAPSDDH, encoded by the coding sequence GTGAGGGGCCGAGGCCTCGCCAAGGTGGCGCTCGCGCTCGTCCTTTCGGCCTGCGGGCCGAGCCTCGGCGACGCGTACGAGCGCTCGTTCGCCGCAGGACGGCGCGCCCATCACGCCGGGCGCTACGAGGAGGCCGCGCGCGCGTACGAGCAGGCCGCGCGCGACGCCAAGCGCGTCAAGGATCGCGACGAGGCGCTCTTCCTCGTCGCGCGCATGCACGACAAACGCGGCGCGCACGTCGAGGCCAAGGCAGCGCTCGCGCGTCTCGCCTCCGTCTCGCCCGACGGCCCTCGCGCAGCTCGCGCGGCGTTCGAGCAGGCTCACCTCGAGATCGAGCACGGCGACGCCGAGCGCGGATGGACGATGCTGCTCGAGGCGACGCGCAAGTATCCGAGGAACGGCCTCGCGCGGCCCTCGGTCAAGCGCATGATCGCGCACCAGCAGGAGCGCGGCGGCGACGAGGCCGTGCTCGCGTGGATCAAGGGACCGGGGCGCGTGCTGCGAGGCACGGAGGTCGAGGAGAACCTCGACTACGAGGGGGCGCTCGCGCTCGAGCGCATGGGCAAGCTCGTCGAGGCGCGCGACGCTCTCCTCACCTGCGCGCGCGCGCATCCGTACCCCTTCGGCTCGCTCACCGACGACGCGCTCTGGCGCGCATCGCTCATCGAGGAGCAGCTCGGCAACGACCAGGCCGCCATCGCGCACCTGCGCGCCCTGCTCGCCGTGCGCGAGTCGTCGCACATGACGGGCAGCTACGAGCGGCCCCGCTACTCGCCGGCGCAGATGCGCATCGCCGAGCTGTACCGCGACAAGCTTCACGATCACGCGACGGCGCGGCGCGAGCTGCACAAGCTCTACGCCAATCACCCGAGCTCGATCCTGCGCGACGACGCGCTCTGGGCCGAGGCGCGCCTGGCGAAGGAGGACGGCGACAAGAGCGACGCGTGCTCGCTCGCCGAGCTTCTGCGGCGCGAGTTCCCCGAGTCGCGCTACGCGGCCTGCGCGCCCCTCGTTTGCGACGAGGCGAAGCCCCTGCCGGGTGGCAAGACGTGCGCGGACTACATCGCGCGCGAGGTGCGCGGCGACGAGGAAGACGCCCCTTCGGACGATCACTGA
- a CDS encoding ABC transporter permease, whose protein sequence is MSHIEIVARRVAWSRRVTVGTVMLGMLLLVGVFAELFASPGPLLAKGQGGLEILPAVARPDVYAQATDEEIARLHHGDFAIWPIVRAGPRTPVVAGPLAPSSRVHPLGTDAKGRDLFARLVYGARNALGLSLAAVALSAVLGTLLGGLAGIRGGSSRNALVRLVETVDTFPAIIVVALVRAIEREPTSLSLVIAVAFVRWAEVARLVHAETLRAAAEDYALAARALGASRARIFLRHVLPNAAGPVTVSSVFGVASVVLLEAAISFLEMGAPTAAASWGETLAEGAQNPGALRLIVLPGLLLLITVGGSYLVADAFRDAMDPRTVRTRRGDEDSPLSVARVP, encoded by the coding sequence GTGAGCCACATCGAGATCGTCGCGCGCCGCGTCGCCTGGAGCCGCCGCGTCACCGTGGGCACGGTGATGCTCGGCATGCTCCTGCTCGTCGGCGTGTTCGCCGAGCTGTTCGCCTCGCCTGGGCCGCTCCTCGCGAAGGGGCAGGGCGGCCTCGAGATCCTGCCGGCCGTCGCGCGCCCGGACGTCTACGCGCAGGCGACCGACGAGGAGATCGCGCGGCTGCACCACGGAGACTTCGCGATCTGGCCGATCGTGCGCGCGGGGCCGAGGACGCCGGTCGTCGCGGGCCCGCTCGCGCCCTCCTCGCGCGTGCACCCGCTCGGCACGGACGCGAAGGGGCGCGATCTGTTCGCGCGCCTCGTCTACGGCGCGCGCAACGCGCTCGGCCTGTCGCTCGCCGCCGTCGCGCTGAGCGCCGTGCTCGGCACGCTCCTCGGAGGGCTCGCGGGCATCCGCGGAGGCTCCTCGCGCAACGCGCTCGTGCGCCTCGTCGAGACCGTCGACACCTTCCCCGCGATCATCGTCGTCGCCCTCGTGCGCGCGATCGAGCGCGAGCCGACCTCGCTGTCGCTCGTCATCGCCGTGGCCTTCGTGCGCTGGGCCGAGGTCGCACGCCTGGTCCACGCCGAGACGCTGCGCGCCGCGGCCGAGGACTACGCGCTCGCCGCTCGTGCGCTCGGCGCTTCGCGCGCCCGCATCTTCCTGCGCCACGTGCTTCCGAACGCGGCGGGCCCCGTGACCGTGAGCTCGGTCTTCGGCGTCGCGTCGGTCGTGCTGCTCGAAGCGGCGATCTCGTTCCTCGAGATGGGCGCTCCGACGGCGGCCGCTTCGTGGGGCGAGACGCTCGCCGAGGGCGCGCAGAACCCCGGCGCGCTGCGGCTCATCGTCCTGCCCGGTCTGCTGCTGTTGATCACCGTGGGCGGCTCGTACCTCGTGGCCGATGCGTTCCGCGACGCGATGGATCCGCGCACGGTCCGCACGCGTCGCGGCGACGAGGACTCGCCGCTCAGCGTGGCGCGCGTACCGTAA
- a CDS encoding FHA domain-containing protein, with protein MSLRIFHVAGRQSGATQVFTQAVVRFGRAADNHVVFDANHDREASGHHAEIRREGSAWVLVDLGSRNGTFVGARRIDKHALTPGDEVSFGAKGPKIRVEALDQEDPTVARDPAGESPRHAGESPRHAGESPRHVGESSGHAAASPGYAGSSSGHAGASPGYAGSSSGHAGASPGYAAAAPGGAYGSSSAQHVSPAVQHFSSAAAHASPGPAHVPPPFPHASSHQQHAPSAVVQAPPAGARVGQRTIAMMVSSAVAAAAGKVRPRRTMEINALVEQQVSAATAGQRRTAYALGGLLFVALAALGGLIFWSTRSQGDIQKLREDLAQLSPDDPRRKEIEGRLGSLHPSNASFGRNLYDRSKKGIFMLAAAGEGFCTAFAVKPNVLATTAACIHQARSRGNSVFALENEGRGQVKFEVSDLRMHPGYRHADPNSITPDVGVLTIKGRAAVVLEIAAKTELQASGAGDDVYLIGFPGRLMDATNPSATFLAAHVGRITGASGRPAAFPESWLVQHDAGTTRGTNGSPIFNGQGKVIGINAGGYVEEDQEKISGRKTEVVKDSPYKFGMRIDLVEALLR; from the coding sequence GTGAGCCTCAGAATCTTCCACGTGGCGGGCCGGCAGAGCGGCGCGACGCAGGTCTTCACGCAAGCCGTGGTGCGGTTCGGCCGCGCTGCGGACAACCACGTCGTGTTCGACGCCAACCACGACCGCGAGGCGAGCGGGCATCACGCCGAGATCCGCCGCGAGGGCTCCGCGTGGGTGCTCGTCGATCTCGGCAGCCGCAACGGGACGTTCGTGGGCGCGCGCCGCATCGACAAGCACGCGCTCACGCCCGGCGACGAGGTGAGCTTCGGCGCGAAGGGGCCGAAGATCCGCGTGGAGGCCCTCGACCAGGAGGACCCGACCGTGGCCCGGGACCCCGCGGGCGAGTCTCCAAGACACGCGGGCGAGTCTCCAAGACACGCGGGCGAGTCTCCAAGACACGTGGGCGAGTCTTCAGGACACGCGGCCGCCTCTCCAGGATACGCGGGCTCGTCTTCGGGACACGCGGGCGCCTCTCCAGGATACGCGGGCTCGTCTTCGGGACACGCGGGCGCCTCTCCAGGATACGCGGCAGCCGCTCCGGGAGGCGCGTACGGCTCTTCATCCGCACAGCACGTGTCTCCAGCCGTCCAGCACTTCTCTTCGGCCGCAGCGCACGCCTCTCCGGGACCCGCGCACGTGCCTCCGCCCTTCCCGCACGCGTCTTCACACCAGCAGCACGCCCCTTCGGCGGTCGTGCAGGCGCCTCCGGCAGGCGCGCGGGTCGGGCAGCGGACGATCGCGATGATGGTCTCGTCCGCGGTCGCCGCGGCGGCGGGCAAGGTGCGGCCGCGGCGCACGATGGAGATCAACGCGCTCGTCGAGCAGCAGGTCAGCGCGGCGACGGCGGGGCAGCGACGGACGGCGTACGCGCTCGGCGGGCTGCTCTTCGTGGCCCTCGCGGCGCTCGGCGGGCTCATCTTCTGGAGCACGCGCTCGCAGGGCGACATCCAGAAGCTCCGCGAGGACCTCGCGCAGCTCTCGCCCGACGATCCGCGCCGCAAGGAGATCGAGGGCCGCCTCGGCTCGCTCCACCCGTCGAACGCGAGCTTCGGCAGAAACCTCTACGACCGCTCGAAGAAGGGCATCTTCATGCTCGCCGCGGCCGGCGAGGGCTTCTGCACGGCCTTCGCCGTCAAGCCGAACGTGCTCGCCACGACCGCGGCGTGCATCCACCAGGCGCGCTCGCGGGGCAACTCGGTGTTCGCGCTCGAGAACGAGGGGCGCGGGCAGGTGAAGTTCGAGGTCTCCGACCTGCGCATGCACCCCGGCTACCGGCACGCCGACCCCAACAGCATCACGCCCGACGTCGGCGTCTTGACCATCAAGGGCCGCGCGGCCGTGGTGCTCGAGATCGCGGCGAAGACCGAGCTTCAGGCCTCGGGCGCGGGGGACGACGTCTACCTCATCGGATTCCCGGGCAGGCTCATGGACGCGACGAATCCGAGCGCTACCTTTCTCGCGGCGCACGTCGGTCGCATCACGGGCGCCTCGGGCCGGCCCGCGGCGTTCCCGGAGAGCTGGCTCGTGCAGCACGACGCGGGCACCACGCGCGGCACGAACGGCAGCCCCATCTTCAACGGGCAGGGAAAGGTGATCGGCATCAACGCAGGCGGCTACGTCGAGGAGGACCAGGAAAAGATCTCGGGCCGCAAGACCGAGGTCGTCAAGGACTCCCCGTACAAGTTCGGCATGCGGATCGACCTCGTCGAGGCGCTGCTGCGCTGA
- a CDS encoding ABC transporter permease, translated as MLRHALRRLIWTLPTLIGVSIVTFLFLSYVPDPADDPALPLAPEERQMLRRERFLDLPRFLNFRATDVATQADAAVRAVASGGEGESRGRAELSRLGGAALPHVLPALDALPPDQRAKVALALSPVGERMGFAGEGLDDPARAVAFWTRFWDDRGIEFRRAAVRSAVRRLSRYGSASRAAELRELDTFVLEDVLGALEHPTDKASFERARALVDIAAHVTGRDDRIAPGADLDEAIACVERWTSFWMVYKSDFVTFDRPSRIAAIVTETRYGKWAAAAVQRRLGIGMDGVPVLDGIALRAPVTLTLVFGAIALAYATAIPLGLFSALSRGRRRDLVTAIVVLVLYAIPTAVFAILASQLPVSRGLVLPTFVLALGLVAAPARQARTALASAASQEHVRAALARGASRLRALVSHALPNALLPVVTLATLEAPMALGGAFVVERVFGLEGLGSATIAAVQTRDTSWLMAVSIFAAGAASLGVIITDLAYVVLDPRLASSVLQRRTRA; from the coding sequence ATGCTCCGGCACGCGCTGCGCAGGCTGATCTGGACGCTCCCGACGCTGATCGGGGTCTCCATCGTCACGTTCCTGTTCCTGTCGTACGTGCCCGATCCGGCCGATGATCCCGCGCTGCCCCTCGCGCCCGAGGAGCGGCAGATGCTCCGCCGCGAGCGCTTCCTCGACCTGCCGCGCTTCTTGAACTTCCGCGCGACCGACGTCGCCACGCAGGCCGACGCCGCCGTGCGCGCGGTGGCGAGCGGAGGCGAGGGCGAGTCGCGTGGACGCGCGGAGCTGTCGCGCCTCGGGGGCGCCGCGCTGCCGCACGTGCTCCCCGCGCTCGACGCGCTGCCGCCCGATCAGCGCGCAAAGGTGGCCCTCGCGCTGTCGCCCGTGGGCGAGCGGATGGGATTCGCGGGCGAGGGGCTCGACGATCCGGCCCGCGCCGTGGCCTTCTGGACGCGCTTCTGGGACGACCGCGGCATCGAGTTCCGGAGGGCCGCCGTGCGCAGCGCCGTCCGCAGGCTGTCGCGCTACGGCAGCGCCTCGCGCGCGGCCGAGCTGCGCGAGCTGGACACGTTCGTGCTCGAGGACGTGCTCGGCGCGCTCGAGCACCCGACCGACAAGGCCTCGTTCGAGCGCGCCCGCGCCCTCGTCGACATCGCCGCGCACGTGACGGGGCGCGACGACCGCATCGCGCCGGGCGCCGATCTCGACGAGGCGATCGCGTGCGTCGAGCGCTGGACGTCGTTCTGGATGGTCTACAAGAGCGACTTCGTCACCTTCGATCGCCCCTCGCGCATCGCGGCCATCGTGACCGAGACGCGCTACGGCAAGTGGGCGGCCGCCGCCGTGCAGCGCAGGCTCGGCATCGGGATGGACGGCGTGCCGGTGCTCGACGGCATCGCGCTGCGCGCGCCCGTGACGCTCACGCTGGTCTTCGGCGCCATCGCGCTCGCCTACGCCACGGCCATCCCGCTCGGCCTGTTCAGCGCGCTGTCGCGCGGCAGGCGCCGCGATCTGGTCACGGCCATCGTTGTGCTCGTGCTCTACGCGATCCCCACGGCGGTCTTCGCGATCCTCGCCTCGCAGCTCCCCGTGTCGCGGGGCCTCGTGCTGCCGACGTTCGTGCTCGCGCTCGGGCTCGTCGCGGCGCCGGCGAGGCAGGCGCGCACGGCCCTCGCGTCGGCGGCGTCGCAGGAGCACGTGCGCGCCGCCCTCGCGCGAGGTGCGAGCCGGCTGCGGGCTCTCGTGAGCCACGCGCTGCCGAACGCGCTCCTGCCCGTCGTCACCCTCGCCACGCTCGAGGCGCCGATGGCGCTCGGCGGCGCGTTCGTGGTCGAGCGTGTCTTCGGCCTCGAAGGGCTCGGCTCCGCGACGATCGCGGCCGTGCAGACGCGCGACACGAGCTGGCTCATGGCGGTGTCGATCTTCGCCGCGGGCGCGGCCTCGCTCGGCGTCATCATCACCGACCTCGCGTACGTCGTGCTCGATCCGCGCCTCGCGTCGAGCGTTCTGCAGCGGAGGACGCGCGCGTGA
- a CDS encoding Stp1/IreP family PP2C-type Ser/Thr phosphatase has product MSDQAARETPSEVPRAAEIPATPPESSRKPRGGDIRLRVFGRTDVGQVREHNEDNFIVADLTKASRGLMETDRNQVIGDRGVLMGVCDGMGGAAAGEVASQLAVDIIYQKMVGGDTPRDHDEIAARLVQAIEAAGLRIFSEAKLDRTRRGMGTTSTIAAMLDDHLFIGQVGDSRAYILRGDRLVQVTRDQSLVNQLIEAGQLTEEEAETFEHNNIILQALGTSDSVQVDLTFVELKKGDTLLLCSDGLSGMVRNEEIREVLRSVDEPLEACKTLTDRANQAGGHDNITVVVAKFEGDALSDPTDEEIQGLRYRKYQLPEPLPSSPVAAPDPSKRVKPDDQAKISVPLPSHGSHAGAGSSSASEGSPRPPESARRDREDSHPDGAEPPTSLARRSLGSEDPIHIPTDGAPQWLIVMMIASALACITIAGYYLLR; this is encoded by the coding sequence ATGAGCGATCAAGCCGCCCGAGAGACGCCCTCCGAAGTTCCCCGCGCCGCGGAGATCCCCGCGACGCCGCCGGAAAGCTCGCGCAAGCCGCGCGGCGGCGACATCCGCCTGCGCGTCTTCGGACGCACCGACGTCGGCCAGGTCCGCGAGCACAACGAAGACAACTTCATCGTCGCCGATCTGACCAAGGCGAGCCGCGGTCTCATGGAGACCGATCGCAACCAGGTCATCGGTGATCGCGGCGTCCTGATGGGCGTCTGCGACGGCATGGGCGGCGCCGCCGCCGGCGAGGTCGCGAGCCAGCTCGCCGTCGACATCATCTACCAAAAGATGGTCGGAGGCGACACGCCGCGCGATCACGACGAGATCGCCGCGCGCCTCGTTCAGGCCATCGAAGCGGCAGGCCTTCGCATCTTCAGCGAGGCGAAGCTCGACCGCACGCGCCGAGGCATGGGGACGACGTCGACCATCGCCGCGATGCTCGACGATCACCTGTTCATCGGCCAGGTCGGCGACAGCCGCGCGTACATCCTCCGCGGCGACAGGCTCGTGCAGGTCACGCGCGATCAGTCGCTCGTCAACCAGCTCATCGAGGCCGGTCAGCTCACCGAGGAAGAGGCCGAGACCTTCGAGCACAACAACATCATCCTGCAGGCGCTCGGCACCTCCGACAGCGTCCAGGTCGACCTCACCTTCGTCGAGCTGAAGAAGGGCGACACGCTCCTGCTCTGCTCCGACGGCCTCTCGGGCATGGTGCGCAACGAGGAGATCCGCGAGGTCCTGCGCTCCGTCGACGAGCCGCTCGAGGCCTGCAAGACGCTCACCGACCGCGCCAACCAGGCCGGAGGTCACGACAACATCACCGTCGTGGTCGCCAAGTTCGAGGGCGACGCGCTCTCCGATCCGACCGACGAGGAGATCCAGGGGCTCCGTTACCGCAAGTACCAGCTCCCCGAGCCCCTGCCGTCGAGCCCCGTGGCGGCGCCGGATCCGAGCAAGCGCGTCAAGCCGGACGACCAGGCCAAGATCTCCGTACCGCTCCCTTCGCACGGCTCGCACGCAGGCGCGGGCTCGAGCTCCGCGTCCGAGGGATCGCCGAGGCCGCCGGAGAGCGCGCGACGCGATCGCGAGGACTCGCACCCGGACGGCGCCGAGCCCCCAACATCGCTCGCGCGCCGCTCGCTCGGTAGCGAGGATCCGATCCACATCCCGACCGACGGCGCGCCGCAGTGGCTCATCGTGATGATGATCGCGAGCGCCCTCGCCTGTATCACGATCGCCGGATATTACCTGCTTCGCTAG